DNA from Evansella sp. LMS18:
TCCGCTGAAAAGATAAAGGTGAGAGTACAAGGCAGACTCCAAGAGGTAGAGAAGGAAGTAAGGATAAGGCTTACCAGTGCGGCAGAAAACGAGCTTGAACGTTTTGAGGTCATGTTCGACAAAGAAGAAGAGGAATCTCTCGAGCGGGAAGCAGAAGAATTAAAGAAATATGTTGTGTGAATGAATTAATTGCAGCGTAAGACGGCAACTCGTTCGGGAAAAGCATGAAAAGCTGAAAATCCATTTTAGACGGCATTCAGCCGTCTAAAATTAGTTGAAGCCGTGCCCGCAGAACGCGTCCGTCTGAAGCGTAAATCGAACAACAAAGTGAGCTTTTTAGATAATCTTCGTATTAAAGTTGTAAATCTTAAATTATGAAATTGATTCTGTGTAAAAACAAATAAACGATTGGATAACGAAAAGGAACGGAGGCATGAGGCTCCGTTCCTTTTATATGTAACCCTTAAATTTGTCTTTTAGAAAAACCAGACATTAACAAAGAACAGGATAATCATTAACAGTTGAATTAGTCCTTTTGCAAAAGTACTGCTGAGAAAAGCCAGCAATGTGCCCAAAGCAATTTTCAAACTCCGGGAAAAATCATTACCCTGTGTAAGTTCTGTCAGTAATACGAGAGCAAAAGGCACGAGGAGGATTCCGAAGGGAGGAAATACAAAAATCCCTGCAATAATCCCCACAGCAGCCGCTCTGCTGCCCCATTTGGAGCCACCGTACTTTTTAACAAAATACATGCTCGCTGCATAATCAGCAGCAAATATAAATATAGTTAACACGATTAAAGTACTCCACGTCCACCAGGTTATTTCAGACAGAATAAAGAAGTGGTATAGCGCTACCCCAATCCAGATCATAAGGACAGCAGGTATAATTGGATAAATCAGACCAACGAAACTGATTATAAAACATGCAATAATAATTATCCAAAGAATTGTTTCCATTGTATCACCCCTGTTAAATTCTACAGGACAGGGATTAAAACGACAATTATAAAGCCTGTGAGGGAAGCTGGCAGGTAATCTTTAGTCTGCAGTACATATTGCCAAAGCAGTTCTTCCAGGCAGTTTTGCAAATATCATTCTTCTGTTCTTTCATCATCGTAACTCAATGTGATTACTTTTGTGTACTCTCCTCTTTTAATTTCTTCAGGTGTCGCTTCTGCGCTTAATTCTTCATCATCATCGATTCCAGTAGCAATTGTAGGTTCTTCGTTTTGGGACTTCTTTTTTTCGGACATGAACAATAACCTCCTTTTTTGTAATAGCAGAAAAACAAACTGCCTGCTGAACTGCCGGTGCGGGGTGGCTTTTTCCACAGCCGTAGCAGTTACTGCAGGCAGCTTAAAGAATTCCAAGCAGCTGAACGTTAGTGCCTAAGTTCGTCTAAAGCGTTCTGGATTGGTTTCATCATGTTGTTGCCGTTATTATTTCTGTTACGCATCATACTGACGGCAGCAGCGCCAAGACCGACACCGACCAACGACATCATTAATCCGTTTTTGTTGTTGTTACGCTTCTTGTTTCCGAACATGTTCATGTTCATGCTGCAAGCCCCCTCAAAGGATTTTGTTTAAGAACTGAAACCAGCCCCAAACATTAATTATATTTGGCTAAATCCGGTGTTTTATGTGAGGTGAACTTTACCACAGGCTTATTTAAGAATTCATGCTTAAAACAGTTATCATATATCAGGCAGGGGTCAAAATAGTATAGAAGCAAAGAGGTGTGAAGGAGGGCAGCCAGTATGAAAAAAAATGTTTTAAAGCTGGTTCAGACAGGCAGAAAATTAATGAGATACCCTTCAAAAATGTGGCTGTATATCCTCCGTGAGGCAAAAGAACTAAAAAACAGGCAGCATATAAGTGAGGAATGGAAAAAGCTGAGAGTGGATGAAAAGCAGCTTGCTGAAATAAAGAAAAACCTAAAGGAGACAAAACTCAAGAAAGATACATCTGCTTCCAGTCAGGAGGACAACCTCCTTAATAGCATCATTGAAGAAACAAAAGAAAAAAACAGGAATAATGTTACAAGAACAGCAGCTTACCTTGATTTTTTCCTGGAAAACAGGGAAGTCCACTGGGCTCTGCTCGCTCATATGGTTTCGAGGAACGGTGGATGGAACATGACAGACCTGAAGGGAGGTCTTGTGTCCGGCCTGCTGGGGGAGCAGGATAAAAAAGAATATTTTATGTTTTTGGAGCGTGCGAACGCAGCCATCTTTCGTGATGCATATCCTCAGCTGCTTTTGTATGAAGCAAGCAAAATGAAATCCCGGGAATTATTTGAGCTTCTTCCATATGCGGGAGTATCCGAATTTATGATCCCTTTCTGGGAACACTTTTATAAGACAGGGGACTCCAAAATGCTTACTGTTGCTCTCATTATTAATGAGCAATATAATATTGAAGTCCCTGTAGTGCAGGATAGCGGATACCAGGAAAAAGTATTACAGTCCTGGCAGTTTGTTATACAGGAAACACTTCATTTTTCGCGAGTGCTGTTCCCATACAGATTGACAGATAACAAAGTCAGACTGGCAGGACAGTATGTTGAACAGTTTTCCAATGTTGACAAAAGAATTGAACTGGGAAAACGGCTGTACGGCATATTGTTTGGTATTCCATCCATCCATGAAAAAATTATTAAATATGCAGCAGAAGTACCTCATACCGGCTCAAGGACAGACTTCTGGCCACATATGTTCACCGAAAAAAAATACAAAAGCGATAAAAACAAATGGCATGATTGTGAAGAAGCTGAAGAACCGTTTCTCTACAGTCCCAGACTAACTGACGCCTGGAAAGACGTTAAGCATGAATACCTTACTGGAGAGAACTGGTTCAAAAAGGAGCAGGAAAGGGTTTTCAGGCATTTCCGCAGGACAAGAACACCTGCTTCATTTGACCAGACAAATGAATATTGCCTGGACCTGTATGAGCTCTCATTAATAGGCTCAACAAGGAGGAAGAAAAAGGGGGATAGGGGACACAAAGCTAAGTGAGGGATATATACATGTATGTACGAAGGAAGATGGATCTCATCCTCGCTTCAGTAAGAGCTCGTTAATAGGCTCTGTTATTCGGTCTTCAAGTACCATGATTTTAGATGAATGATTAAAATGATGTTCATAGCAGGACAAAAGATCGTGATAAAAGACAACAAGGAGGTTAATGCTTTCTTTAATCTCCTGTGTGAAAATTCCGGAACGATTAATCAAAACATTTTCGTATTTCTCCACCAGCCGTCTCGTTCTTTTGACTACTTTTCCCGCATCTTTCATTTTATAAATATCACTTAATTCCTTTTTATAGCTGGCCACATCTTTCGCAAGCTGTTCTTTAAGTTTCTCATTAATTTCCACGGAACTTTCCGGAAGATCATCCAGAATAAACTGCCTGATCATTACCAGGTCTGATTTCACCGGGTTCTGTTGAAAACTCATGTAGATACGAAGGGTATTGTAAGCGTCATACATAGGATTATGTTTTTCTCCAAGGAAGCTCAAATCATAAAAGGCAAGAGCATTTTCTACTGATGGATTTATCCTTGATACCCGCTTTGTAAAAATACCCTGAAAATCAACATACCTTTTTTCAATTTTATCAATCGTAGTCTTATGAAGCATGTGACGTTCTGCATCCAGTTTCAGACGAAGAAGGTCACTCGTTGACCATGAAAAAAAGCGGGATTTTTTCACTCCTCCCACCCAGGTCAGAAAAGCTTGAAATACCTCTTTAAAATCCTGTGCATCGGCCAGGTCTTCATCGGTGATCCCTGTGAGCTTTTTACAGAATCTGCTTAATGGCTTTTTATGCTGAGGTTTGATATACATATCAAAATAGCCCACGCTTTCCGTCTCAAGCTCGTACTTAACAGCCCCCAGCCGGATCGCTTCCATATTGTTAAAGGTCATCCCCCGGTTAGAACATAGCATTTCAAAATCAAAGAAGATATACTGTTTTACTTCAGCCACTTCATTCACCACCTTCCCAACAAGACATTATATAAGATAACCGGCTTGTATGGAAGTACAAATTTCTGGAAAATGTTCTGCCAGAGGGGAGGGAATGGCCCCTGCTTTCAAAACAGGGAAACATCCTTTATAATAAAGACAACTTCATATACTGCTAGAGGTGCCGTTAGGCTGAGAGAAAAATCATTTGATTTTTCAACTCTTTGAACCTGATCTGGACAATTCCAGCGTAGGAAAGTAGTAGACTGAGTAATTCAATCCACTATTTTTATGCGTTTCGCCGGGTCTGGTTATGACCCGGCTTTTTAGCGGCAGAAAAGAAAGGAGATTTATGAGCAATATAAAGAAACAAACGTATATCGCTTTATTGGTAGCAATAGCTGTAATAGGCTCTTCATTTCTCTGGTTCCCGGCAGGAGTCGCAAAAGCTTTTCCTGTACAGCATGCTGTAAATGTAATCGCCGGGGTATTACTCGGTCCGGTGCCAGCGGTAATTATCGCATTTTTAACAGGGCTGATCAGGAACTTCATGGGGACGGGTTCTCTGCTTGCTTTCCCCGGGGGGATGATAGGCGCTTTTCTTGCTGGTTATTTATACCGGAAGATGAAAAGAACATGGGCGGCATCTGCTGGAGAAATTATTGGTTCAGGGCTGATTGCCCCGTTGTTTGCAGTTCCGTATGCAGCACTGCTCCTTGGAACTTCAGCTGGAGCATTCTTTTATATACCTGCATTCCTTGTAAGCAGCCTCTCAGGGGCGCTTCTTGGGTATTTGATTGTTACTCGGATAAAAAAATCCAGAGCATGGAAGTATGATACGGACAGCTAAACAGATACATACAAAGGAGGTTTCAGGATGTTAGTAAAACCAGGATCCATTTTGCTTGAAATGAGACAAGCTAAACCACTTGTCCATAACATTACAAATGTTGTAGTTACAAATTTTACGGCTAACGGCCTTTACGCGCTCGGGGCTTCCCCGGTTATGGCATACGCCAGGGAGGAAGTAGCCGATATGGCACGGATTTCACAGGCTCTCGTCCTTAATATCGGGACTCTTGATGAAACAAAAGTAGAAGCAATGCTGCTGGCGGGTAAAGCGGCAAATGAAGCAGGGGTGCCAGTAATATTTGACCCGGTGGGTGCAGGTGCGACGAGCTACCGGACGGACAGCGCAATAAAAATAATCCGGGAAGTCAAACTATCAGTTATAAGAGGCAACGCAGCGGAAGTATCAAACCTGATTGGCCGGAGACAGACAATTAAAGGGGTCGACGCGGAAACGAATGACGAAGAATCAGAAAAGATTCAGCTTGCCCGGGATGCTGCTGCAGAATTAGGCACGGTAGTGGCGATTACTGGAAAAACAGATGTCATTGCAAATGGCCGGGAAGTATACACCGTCGATAACGGAGACCCAATGCTGACAAAAGTAACAGGAGCAGGATGTCTGTTAACTGCAGTAATTGGAGCATTTTGTGCAGTTGAAAAAGATTATGCCCGTGCCGCCGCAGCAGCAGTGTCTTCTTACGGAATTGCCGCTGAACTCGCAGCGGAAGCAACGAAAGAAAAAGGTCCGGGAAGCTTCCAGATTGAATTCTTAGACAAGCTGTCTGCATTGGATGAAAGCACAGTTAACAGCAAAGCTAAAGTAATAATACATCAATAAACATGACACAGATTTATCAAATAAATTTACAGGGGGAAGACAATGAAGTCATTTAAAGCACTTACGATTGCTGGCTCTGACAGTGGCGGCGGAGCTGGTATCCAGGCAGATCTAAAAACTTTTCAGGAACTCGACGTCTTCGGGATGTCGGCAATCACAGCTGTCACGGCACAAAACACTCTTGGTGTACATAGTGTATATCCCCTTACTACAGAAGCAGTAGAAGAGCAGATCGAAGCAATCGGAACGGACATGGGTCTCGATGCCCTTAAAACAGGTATGCTTTTTAACGCCGATATAATAGAAGCTGTGGCCAAAAAAATAAAAAAGTTCCAATGGGATAAGGTAGTGACAGACCCTGTCATGATTGCGAAGG
Protein-coding regions in this window:
- a CDS encoding DUF456 domain-containing protein, translating into METILWIIIIACFIISFVGLIYPIIPAVLMIWIGVALYHFFILSEITWWTWSTLIVLTIFIFAADYAASMYFVKKYGGSKWGSRAAAVGIIAGIFVFPPFGILLVPFALVLLTELTQGNDFSRSLKIALGTLLAFLSSTFAKGLIQLLMIILFFVNVWFF
- a CDS encoding DUF2515 domain-containing protein, producing MKKNVLKLVQTGRKLMRYPSKMWLYILREAKELKNRQHISEEWKKLRVDEKQLAEIKKNLKETKLKKDTSASSQEDNLLNSIIEETKEKNRNNVTRTAAYLDFFLENREVHWALLAHMVSRNGGWNMTDLKGGLVSGLLGEQDKKEYFMFLERANAAIFRDAYPQLLLYEASKMKSRELFELLPYAGVSEFMIPFWEHFYKTGDSKMLTVALIINEQYNIEVPVVQDSGYQEKVLQSWQFVIQETLHFSRVLFPYRLTDNKVRLAGQYVEQFSNVDKRIELGKRLYGILFGIPSIHEKIIKYAAEVPHTGSRTDFWPHMFTEKKYKSDKNKWHDCEEAEEPFLYSPRLTDAWKDVKHEYLTGENWFKKEQERVFRHFRRTRTPASFDQTNEYCLDLYELSLIGSTRRKKKGDRGHKAK
- a CDS encoding 3'-5' exonuclease: MAEVKQYIFFDFEMLCSNRGMTFNNMEAIRLGAVKYELETESVGYFDMYIKPQHKKPLSRFCKKLTGITDEDLADAQDFKEVFQAFLTWVGGVKKSRFFSWSTSDLLRLKLDAERHMLHKTTIDKIEKRYVDFQGIFTKRVSRINPSVENALAFYDLSFLGEKHNPMYDAYNTLRIYMSFQQNPVKSDLVMIRQFILDDLPESSVEINEKLKEQLAKDVASYKKELSDIYKMKDAGKVVKRTRRLVEKYENVLINRSGIFTQEIKESINLLVVFYHDLLSCYEHHFNHSSKIMVLEDRITEPINELLLKRG
- the thiW gene encoding energy coupling factor transporter S component ThiW; amino-acid sequence: MSNIKKQTYIALLVAIAVIGSSFLWFPAGVAKAFPVQHAVNVIAGVLLGPVPAVIIAFLTGLIRNFMGTGSLLAFPGGMIGAFLAGYLYRKMKRTWAASAGEIIGSGLIAPLFAVPYAALLLGTSAGAFFYIPAFLVSSLSGALLGYLIVTRIKKSRAWKYDTDS
- the thiM gene encoding hydroxyethylthiazole kinase yields the protein MLVKPGSILLEMRQAKPLVHNITNVVVTNFTANGLYALGASPVMAYAREEVADMARISQALVLNIGTLDETKVEAMLLAGKAANEAGVPVIFDPVGAGATSYRTDSAIKIIREVKLSVIRGNAAEVSNLIGRRQTIKGVDAETNDEESEKIQLARDAAAELGTVVAITGKTDVIANGREVYTVDNGDPMLTKVTGAGCLLTAVIGAFCAVEKDYARAAAAAVSSYGIAAELAAEATKEKGPGSFQIEFLDKLSALDESTVNSKAKVIIHQ